A window of Campylobacter ureolyticus contains these coding sequences:
- a CDS encoding tetratricopeptide repeat protein, giving the protein MFVLKKRVVLLLGLIISFSLGNDTLVEKCNSGDVKACHNVGVEYYESKDFEKALEFFTKGCDGRAAKSCYAISEMYHSGDGVLRSTSKAILHAQKACDESDDPEFCDQMDKYQL; this is encoded by the coding sequence ATGTTTGTTTTAAAAAAAAGAGTTGTTTTACTATTAGGCTTAATAATTAGCTTCAGTCTTGGAAATGATACTCTTGTTGAAAAATGTAATAGTGGGGACGTAAAAGCTTGCCATAATGTGGGCGTAGAGTATTATGAAAGTAAAGATTTTGAAAAAGCTTTAGAGTTTTTTACTAAAGGTTGCGACGGTAGAGCTGCAAAATCATGCTATGCCATTTCTGAAATGTACCATAGCGGTGATGGAGTTTTAAGAAGCACATCAAAAGCTATTTTACATGCACAAAAAGCTTGCGATGAAAGTGACGATCCTGAGTTTTGTGATCAAATGGATAAATACCAACTATAA
- a CDS encoding tetratricopeptide repeat protein, with amino-acid sequence MKKIILTTAFMICSVFASDALISECEAGNAKACHNVGVEYYESKDFEKALEFFTKGCDGRAAKSCFAISEMYHNGEGVSKSTTRAIIYIEKACDESDDPEFCDQMDKYQL; translated from the coding sequence ATGAAAAAGATTATTTTAACTACGGCATTTATGATTTGCTCAGTTTTTGCCAGTGATGCACTTATTAGCGAGTGTGAAGCAGGAAATGCAAAAGCTTGCCATAATGTGGGCGTAGAGTATTATGAAAGTAAAGATTTTGAAAAAGCTTTAGAGTTTTTTACTAAAGGTTGCGACGGTAGAGCTGCAAAATCATGCTTTGCTATTTCTGAAATGTACCACAATGGTGAAGGTGTTTCTAAAAGCACTACACGAGCTATCATATATATAGAAAAAGCTTGCGATGAAAGTGACGATCCTGAGTTTTGCGATCAAATGGATAAATACCAACTATAA
- a CDS encoding tetratricopeptide repeat protein has product MKKIILTTAFMICSVFASDALISECEAGNAKACHNVGVEYYESKDFEKALEFFTKGCDGRAAKSCFAISEIYHNGEGVSKNVEKAIIYIEKACDESDDPEFCDQMDKYDI; this is encoded by the coding sequence ATGAAAAAGATTATTTTAACTACGGCATTTATGATTTGCTCAGTTTTTGCCAGTGATGCACTTATTAGCGAGTGTGAAGCAGGAAATGCAAAAGCTTGCCATAATGTGGGCGTAGAGTATTATGAAAGTAAAGATTTTGAAAAAGCTTTAGAGTTTTTTACTAAAGGTTGCGACGGTAGAGCTGCAAAATCATGCTTTGCTATTTCTGAAATCTATCACAACGGGGAAGGCGTTTCTAAAAACGTAGAAAAGGCTATCATATATATAGAAAAAGCTTGCGATGAAAGTGACGATCCTGAGTTTTGTGATCAAATGGATAAATACGATATATAA
- the mscL gene encoding large-conductance mechanosensitive channel protein MscL, translating to MSFIKEFKEFAVRGNVIDMAVGVVIGSAFGKIVSSLVSDVMMPVIGVITGGVNFTDFKMVLKEAHGEVAAVTLNYGSFIQTTIDFIIIAFCIFVAIKAINKLKREKPKAEEAPKEPSEDIKLLREIRDALKK from the coding sequence ATGAGCTTCATAAAAGAGTTTAAAGAATTTGCTGTTCGTGGAAATGTCATTGATATGGCAGTAGGTGTTGTTATAGGAAGTGCATTTGGCAAAATAGTAAGCTCACTAGTAAGCGATGTGATGATGCCAGTAATAGGTGTTATAACAGGTGGTGTAAATTTTACAGATTTTAAAATGGTGCTAAAAGAAGCTCATGGAGAAGTAGCAGCTGTAACACTAAACTATGGTAGCTTTATACAAACCACAATTGATTTTATTATTATTGCATTTTGTATTTTTGTAGCTATAAAAGCAATAAACAAACTAAAAAGAGAAAAACCAAAAGCTGAAGAAGCCCCAAAAGAACCAAGTGAAGATATCAAACTTTTAAGAGAAATAAGAGACGCATTAAAAAAATAG
- a CDS encoding uracil-xanthine permease family protein, producing the protein MTDYKFRFKDALLGAQFLFVAFGALVLMPILCGLDISVALFTAGLGTLIFQLICRQKVVPIFLASSFAFIAPISFAVSKWGLPVAMGGVFFAGLVYSAFSFFVKIKGKSFIDNFLPPIVVGPVIMTIGLVLSPSAVSMAMANGDMLKNYQILNANFSQNDAMIIAGISLLVTLLCIMFAKGMLKLIPILCGIAAGYIISYFYGIIDFSPVKEAPWFRVPNFTAPKFELDAILYMIPVVIAPIIEHIGNVVAISNVTNYDFTKKPGLHKTLLGDGIATSVAALLAGPPCTTYAEVTGAVRLTKAFNPAIMTWSAFTAILLAFVGKLGALIATIPACVLGGIMILLFGIIASVGMESLIKNNVDMNEPRNMIIIALVLVPALGGMVLDFGFASFSQIGLGAIIGVFLNLILPKSKEKVE; encoded by the coding sequence ATGACTGATTATAAGTTTAGATTCAAAGATGCACTTCTAGGTGCACAGTTTTTATTTGTCGCATTTGGTGCACTTGTTTTAATGCCTATTTTATGCGGACTTGATATAAGCGTTGCGTTATTTACAGCTGGACTTGGAACACTAATTTTTCAGCTAATTTGCCGTCAAAAAGTGGTGCCTATTTTCTTAGCAAGTAGTTTTGCTTTCATAGCCCCGATTTCATTTGCTGTTAGCAAATGGGGTCTTCCAGTTGCCATGGGAGGAGTATTTTTTGCTGGTTTAGTATATTCAGCATTTAGTTTTTTTGTAAAAATTAAAGGAAAAAGTTTTATTGATAATTTTTTACCGCCAATTGTTGTTGGACCTGTGATAATGACAATTGGACTTGTCTTAAGTCCATCAGCAGTTTCTATGGCGATGGCAAATGGTGATATGCTTAAAAACTATCAAATTTTAAATGCAAATTTTAGCCAAAATGATGCGATGATAATAGCAGGAATTTCTCTTTTAGTAACACTTTTATGCATAATGTTTGCAAAAGGGATGTTAAAGCTAATCCCTATTTTATGCGGTATTGCAGCAGGTTATATCATCTCATATTTTTATGGGATTATTGACTTTTCACCCGTTAAAGAAGCTCCTTGGTTTAGAGTGCCAAATTTTACAGCACCGAAATTTGAACTAGATGCGATTTTATATATGATACCAGTTGTAATCGCCCCCATAATCGAACATATCGGCAATGTTGTAGCAATCAGCAATGTGACAAATTATGACTTTACAAAAAAACCAGGGCTTCATAAAACATTATTAGGCGATGGCATAGCAACAAGCGTAGCAGCCCTTTTAGCTGGACCACCTTGTACAACCTACGCAGAAGTAACAGGTGCAGTAAGGCTTACAAAAGCTTTTAATCCGGCTATTATGACTTGGTCAGCATTTACTGCGATATTGCTTGCATTTGTTGGCAAACTTGGAGCTTTGATAGCTACGATTCCAGCTTGTGTTTTAGGCGGTATTATGATTTTGTTATTTGGAATTATTGCAAGCGTTGGAATGGAGAGTTTGATTAAAAATAATGTTGATATGAATGAGCCTAGAAATATGATAATTATCGCTCTTGTACTTGTTCCAGCACTCGGTGGAATGGTGCTTGACTTTGGTTTTGCAAGCTTTTCACAAATAGGTCTTGGTGCAATTATTGGAGTGTTTTTGAATTTAATACTTCCAAAAAGCAAAGAAAAAGTAGAATAA
- a CDS encoding outer membrane protein — protein MKKIVLKSLVASSLLCSSLLADSFVGVFGGYSLKSEFEIKDNSDFDREEGDIDKLKLDDKRVNLGVKAGYDFDSFRAYGAYRYNFKAKDSYFIDNFLGNMEWKSHDFLIGADYTPNITDSFKFSLGIYGGISRLNMRLEGIDYDDNSKDSFSKDKTGFIYGAKIGGIYELDENNEVEFGYQIDESDYGKIEDVKIKVRDHGLYLGYNYKF, from the coding sequence ATGAAAAAAATAGTTTTGAAAAGCTTAGTTGCAAGTTCTTTGCTTTGTTCATCATTGTTAGCTGATAGTTTTGTTGGTGTTTTTGGCGGATATAGTTTAAAATCGGAATTTGAAATAAAAGACAATAGCGACTTTGATAGGGAGGAAGGTGATATAGATAAATTAAAATTAGATGATAAAAGAGTAAATTTGGGTGTAAAAGCTGGATATGACTTTGATAGTTTTAGAGCCTATGGAGCTTATAGATATAATTTTAAGGCAAAAGATAGTTATTTTATAGATAATTTTTTAGGAAACATGGAGTGGAAGAGCCATGATTTCTTGATAGGTGCTGACTATACTCCAAACATAACAGATAGCTTTAAGTTTAGTTTAGGTATTTATGGCGGTATTTCAAGGCTTAATATGAGACTTGAAGGCATTGATTACGATGACAATTCAAAAGATAGTTTTAGCAAAGACAAAACAGGATTTATTTACGGCGCAAAAATAGGTGGCATATATGAGCTTGATGAGAATAATGAAGTTGAATTTGGCTACCAAATAGATGAAAGTGATTATGGAAAGATAGAAGATGTTAAAATAAAAGTTAGAGATCACGGACTTTACTTAGGATATAACTACAAATTTTAA
- a CDS encoding lactate utilization protein: MKALIQNLKANGFEVLQAKDGKEALSIAKTFIKDSLKIGLGGSESVKEIGLLDYLVGLKNITLFNQYEAGISMEENLNRRRNGLLSDLYITSSNAITLNGWLVNVDGTGNRVAAQIFGPKKVLLIVGKNKIVLNLEKAIERIEKIAAVKNADRINKTAIKYGKTRAYTPEELCNKYSIMKRDESGRTTIILVDEELGY; this comes from the coding sequence ATGAAAGCTTTAATACAAAATTTAAAAGCTAATGGCTTTGAAGTTTTGCAGGCAAAAGATGGCAAAGAGGCACTAAGCATTGCAAAAACCTTTATAAAAGATAGTCTTAAAATTGGCCTTGGTGGCTCTGAAAGTGTAAAAGAGATTGGGCTTTTGGATTATTTAGTGGGCTTAAAAAACATAACATTATTTAACCAATATGAAGCTGGAATTTCAATGGAAGAAAATTTAAATCGCCGTAGAAATGGGCTTTTAAGTGATCTTTATATCACAAGCTCAAATGCTATCACATTAAATGGCTGGCTTGTCAATGTCGATGGCACAGGAAACAGGGTCGCAGCACAAATTTTTGGTCCAAAAAAAGTTCTTTTGATAGTTGGAAAAAATAAAATTGTTTTAAATTTGGAAAAAGCAATTGAACGAATTGAAAAAATAGCAGCTGTAAAAAACGCTGATAGGATAAACAAAACAGCTATAAAATATGGCAAAACAAGGGCCTATACTCCAGAAGAATTATGCAATAAATATAGTATCATGAAACGCGATGAAAGTGGCAGAACAACGATAATTTTAGTTGATGAGGAACTTGGGTATTGA
- a CDS encoding DNA adenine methylase codes for MRENSDFLTKQIITYLGNKRSLLDFIGIAINKVKKDLKKDKLSSLDLFSGSGIVARFLKQHSNFLIANDLELYSKIINECYLTNANDELKREISAILKDLKANIKVNLAPGFISELYAPKNDENIKEFERVFYTKFNANYIDTARNEITKLPLSLQKFYLAPLLYLASNHTNTSGVFKGFYKNKNGIGEFGGEGQNALKRIKAKITLQMPVFSSFNCDFKVFQEDANKLVKELEEVDLCYIDPPYNQHPYGSNYFMLNLIAKNERPSEISEISGIPKDWNRSDYNKKKVASEAFFELISNLKAKFVLISYNSEGFISKNEFLTNLAKFGKVKVLEQEYNTFRGSRNLGARDLYVKENLYMLKKD; via the coding sequence ATGAGAGAAAATAGTGATTTTTTAACAAAGCAAATTATAACTTATCTAGGAAACAAGCGGTCACTTTTAGATTTTATAGGCATAGCAATTAATAAAGTAAAAAAAGATTTAAAAAAAGATAAATTAAGCTCACTTGATCTTTTTAGTGGAAGTGGGATAGTGGCAAGATTTTTAAAACAGCACTCAAATTTTTTAATAGCAAATGATTTAGAGCTTTACTCAAAAATTATAAATGAATGCTATTTAACAAATGCGAATGATGAACTAAAGCGTGAAATTTCGGCTATTTTAAAGGATTTAAAAGCAAATATTAAGGTAAATTTAGCACCAGGTTTTATAAGTGAACTTTACGCACCTAAAAATGATGAAAATATAAAGGAATTTGAACGAGTTTTTTATACCAAATTTAATGCAAACTATATAGACACAGCACGAAACGAAATCACAAAACTGCCTTTAAGCTTACAAAAATTTTATCTTGCACCACTTTTATATCTAGCTAGTAATCATACAAATACAAGTGGAGTTTTTAAGGGCTTTTATAAAAATAAAAACGGAATTGGTGAGTTTGGCGGAGAAGGACAAAACGCCCTAAAAAGAATAAAAGCAAAAATAACTCTTCAAATGCCGGTATTTTCTAGCTTTAATTGTGATTTTAAAGTCTTTCAAGAAGATGCGAATAAGCTTGTAAAAGAGCTTGAAGAGGTTGATTTATGCTATATAGATCCACCATACAACCAGCACCCTTATGGTTCAAACTATTTTATGCTAAATTTAATCGCAAAAAATGAGCGGCCAAGTGAAATTTCAGAGATTTCAGGTATTCCAAAAGATTGGAATAGAAGCGATTACAATAAGAAAAAAGTTGCGAGTGAAGCATTTTTTGAACTAATTTCAAATTTAAAAGCTAAATTTGTGCTTATTTCTTACAACTCAGAAGGCTTTATAAGTAAAAATGAGTTTTTGACAAACTTGGCTAAATTTGGAAAAGTTAAAGTTTTAGAACAAGAGTACAACACTTTTAGAGGAAGTAGAAATTTAGGTGCCAGAGATCTGTATGTTAAGGAAAATTTGTATATGTTAAAAAAAGATTAA
- a CDS encoding acyltransferase yields MKERVIYIDILRILATFAVVFLHSASSFWYTNPTTINWQFSNFYDSLVRWCVPMFVTISGALFLRDNKERSNIKSEYKKIISKNIFRILTALIIWSIAYKIYTDIVNNSAVLNKEFIKLFLKIFVYPIYYHLWFLYLIIGLYILAPLLKIFTKNATKQEVKIFLILFLTFGLGLNLANSLLEFFGFSPIYFNKNLPELGGYIGYFIAGFYFTNFTLSKKCRKYLYILAFIFVLFTITGTSLLSIHIKRTEILYQNLTPHTAFITFAIFVFVKDKFYHYNFSQKASNLIVKTSLLTFGIYLIHALVLDLLKKTALFKIGYFTNYTAILIPILAVTVFVLSIFLIYLLSKIPFFKKYAM; encoded by the coding sequence ATGAAAGAAAGAGTTATTTATATTGATATTTTGCGTATTTTAGCAACTTTTGCGGTTGTGTTTTTGCATAGTGCTTCAAGTTTTTGGTATACAAATCCAACCACAATCAACTGGCAATTTTCAAACTTTTATGATAGCTTGGTTAGATGGTGCGTGCCGATGTTTGTGACGATAAGCGGTGCGCTTTTCCTGCGGGACAATAAAGAGCGCTCAAACATAAAAAGTGAGTATAAAAAAATCATCTCTAAAAATATTTTTAGAATTTTAACAGCGCTTATTATTTGGAGTATTGCTTATAAAATTTATACGGATATAGTAAATAATTCGGCTGTTTTAAATAAAGAATTTATAAAATTGTTTTTAAAAATATTTGTTTATCCGATATATTATCATCTTTGGTTTTTATACTTAATAATAGGACTTTATATTTTAGCCCCACTTCTTAAAATTTTCACAAAAAATGCAACAAAACAGGAAGTTAAAATATTTTTAATTTTGTTCTTAACTTTTGGTCTTGGGTTAAACTTAGCAAATTCTTTACTTGAATTTTTCGGTTTCAGTCCTATTTATTTTAATAAAAACTTGCCCGAGCTTGGCGGATATATCGGATATTTTATAGCAGGATTTTATTTTACAAATTTTACTCTTTCAAAAAAATGCAGAAAATACCTTTATATTTTAGCTTTTATCTTTGTTTTATTTACCATAACAGGCACTTCTTTATTATCAATTCATATAAAAAGAACTGAGATTTTATATCAAAATTTAACTCCTCACACAGCATTTATAACATTTGCAATATTTGTTTTTGTAAAAGATAAATTCTATCATTACAACTTTTCGCAAAAAGCTTCAAATTTGATAGTTAAAACAAGTTTATTAACATTTGGAATTTATCTGATTCACGCTTTAGTGTTGGATCTCTTAAAAAAAACAGCGTTATTTAAAATCGGTTATTTTACAAATTATACGGCTATTTTGATACCGATACTTGCGGTAACGGTTTTTGTTTTATCAATTTTTTTAATATATCTTTTATCAAAAATACCGTTTTTTAAAAAATACGCTATGTAA
- a CDS encoding molybdopterin-dependent oxidoreductase yields MKRRDFMKFSLVASSAAYANRIEAIKETIFDDKKVLSANRFGAFYAKLNSGQIVSVDNFEHDAFPTTMNNSLADRIQNESRVLYPYVRKSYLEKRGPNKPELRGEDEFVRVSWDEALDLAANALKENFDKYGPESIYGECYWWGGCGKVSWGRTVAHRMLTILGGYVEETDDYSTGAGIAIMPYVLGSTAVYDTPTRWEAIIKECKNVVFWGTNPVVTNQIGGAVNTHNVYKYYQKVKKLKDEGKISITSIDTFRNDTARYFESEYIPVRPNTDTAMMIGMCHYLYENKLYDEEFIKKYTVGFNKFKDYFLGKNDGVVKDLAWASKICNVEVKALEELCKKLAKDNSIIIAGRALQRQDHGEQVFWMVVTLSAMLGHIGKMGGGFEFNQSYNNGGAGSMIGPSLKGISAIPSQKYTDENSPWTKNKNYTIPTSRSIQALESPGSEIGFKGTKIKLPRMRVAYNASGSMFTRHQDVNRAVEAWKKLDTVITAEPFWTSQAKLSDIVLPVAIEGERTDIIESQATREFIFALKPVITPMGESKSDFQICKEICKRWGMEEVFSEGKSELEWVKEIYADVMNQAKTLGYTNMPSFDEFWEKGYVRFDKKDDENKYYTRLSNFRENPRKFRLGTPSGKIEIFSPEIEKMGYDDCLAHPVWLEPFEWLGNKEKTKKYPLAISSPHSRFRLHSQLNNSIIRNYTEIGAREPVILSPKAAKARDIKTGDIVRIFNDRGEILCGAIVSDIAQDDVAIICEGAWYDPEVYGKKTLCQHGCVNVLTHDKGTSKLGQSNCAHTCLAEIERYKGVVMPIRAFSKPKIKNA; encoded by the coding sequence ATGAAAAGAAGAGATTTTATGAAATTTAGTCTTGTAGCAAGTTCTGCTGCATATGCAAATAGGATTGAAGCTATAAAAGAAACTATTTTTGATGACAAAAAGGTCTTATCAGCAAATAGATTTGGAGCGTTTTATGCTAAGTTAAACAGTGGTCAAATAGTAAGTGTTGATAACTTTGAACATGATGCTTTTCCAACTACGATGAATAATTCACTAGCTGATCGCATCCAAAACGAAAGTAGAGTTTTGTATCCTTATGTAAGAAAAAGCTATCTTGAAAAAAGAGGTCCTAATAAACCTGAGCTAAGAGGCGAAGATGAGTTTGTAAGAGTTAGCTGGGATGAGGCACTTGACCTTGCAGCAAATGCCTTAAAAGAGAATTTTGATAAGTATGGTCCTGAGTCGATTTATGGTGAGTGCTATTGGTGGGGTGGCTGTGGAAAGGTAAGCTGGGGAAGAACTGTAGCTCATAGAATGCTAACAATTTTAGGCGGATACGTTGAAGAAACTGATGACTACTCAACTGGAGCTGGAATTGCAATAATGCCTTATGTGCTTGGTTCTACAGCTGTTTATGACACACCTACAAGATGGGAAGCTATCATTAAAGAGTGTAAAAATGTAGTATTTTGGGGAACAAACCCCGTTGTGACAAACCAAATAGGTGGTGCTGTCAATACTCACAATGTCTACAAATACTATCAAAAAGTAAAAAAACTAAAAGATGAAGGTAAAATTTCAATAACTAGCATAGATACTTTTAGAAATGATACAGCAAGATACTTTGAAAGCGAGTATATCCCTGTAAGACCAAACACAGACACTGCGATGATGATAGGAATGTGTCACTATCTATATGAAAATAAACTTTATGATGAAGAGTTTATCAAAAAATATACTGTTGGCTTTAACAAATTTAAAGACTACTTTTTAGGAAAAAATGACGGAGTTGTAAAAGATTTAGCTTGGGCTAGTAAAATTTGTAATGTAGAAGTAAAAGCTTTAGAAGAACTTTGTAAAAAACTAGCAAAAGACAACTCTATCATAATAGCTGGTCGTGCTCTTCAAAGACAAGATCATGGCGAGCAAGTATTTTGGATGGTAGTTACACTAAGTGCTATGCTTGGACATATTGGTAAAATGGGTGGCGGATTTGAATTTAACCAAAGCTACAATAACGGTGGTGCAGGTAGCATGATAGGACCTAGCTTAAAAGGAATTTCTGCTATCCCTAGCCAAAAATACACAGACGAAAATAGTCCTTGGACAAAAAATAAAAACTACACAATCCCAACAAGTAGAAGTATACAAGCACTAGAAAGCCCAGGAAGCGAGATAGGCTTCAAAGGAACAAAGATAAAACTTCCGCGCATGAGAGTTGCCTATAATGCAAGTGGATCTATGTTTACAAGACATCAAGATGTAAATAGAGCTGTTGAAGCGTGGAAAAAGTTAGATACTGTCATCACTGCTGAGCCATTTTGGACATCACAAGCAAAACTTAGCGATATAGTATTACCTGTGGCAATAGAAGGCGAAAGAACTGACATTATAGAATCACAAGCTACAAGAGAGTTTATTTTCGCACTAAAACCTGTAATAACTCCTATGGGCGAGAGCAAAAGCGATTTTCAAATTTGTAAAGAAATCTGCAAACGCTGGGGAATGGAAGAGGTATTTAGTGAGGGAAAAAGTGAGCTTGAGTGGGTAAAAGAGATTTATGCAGATGTCATGAATCAAGCAAAAACGCTAGGCTATACAAATATGCCAAGCTTTGATGAATTTTGGGAAAAAGGATATGTGAGATTTGATAAAAAAGATGATGAAAACAAATATTATACAAGATTATCAAATTTTAGAGAAAATCCACGCAAATTTAGACTTGGAACACCATCGGGCAAGATAGAGATATTCTCACCTGAAATTGAAAAAATGGGTTATGATGACTGCTTGGCTCATCCAGTTTGGCTTGAACCTTTTGAGTGGCTTGGAAACAAAGAGAAGACTAAAAAATATCCACTTGCTATCTCTAGCCCTCACTCAAGATTTAGACTTCACTCTCAGCTAAATAACTCTATCATTAGAAATTACACAGAAATAGGTGCTAGAGAGCCAGTTATACTAAGTCCAAAAGCTGCAAAAGCTAGAGATATAAAAACAGGGGATATCGTTAGAATCTTTAATGATAGAGGTGAGATTTTGTGCGGTGCGATAGTAAGCGATATCGCTCAAGATGATGTTGCGATAATCTGCGAGGGTGCGTGGTATGATCCAGAAGTTTATGGTAAAAAAACTCTTTGCCAACACGGATGCGTAAATGTCCTAACTCACGACAAAGGCACAAGCAAACTTGGTCAAAGCAACTGTGCTCACACTTGCCTAGCTGAGATCGAAAGATATAAAGGCGTGGTTATGCCAATTAGAGCATTTTCAAAGCCAAAGATTAAAAATGCTTAA
- a CDS encoding tRNA threonylcarbamoyladenosine dehydratase: MIENDDKFTRIKWLFGKDGFEKLQNSKVLVCGAGGVGGACAEVLARSGVGNLTIIDKDIFEITNQNRQIGSEFVGEKKVEVFAKKFSCVKPIFARIDDDFLQNFDFSEFDFIVDAIDDIPAKVALANKVFSLNKTNFISSMGGAKRINPALVELTSIWKTTNDALAKKFRYELRKSGFNGDFMVVYSKEEPVCENLGSFMGVTATFGNFLASYVVKKLII; the protein is encoded by the coding sequence GTGATTGAAAATGATGATAAATTTACAAGGATAAAGTGGCTTTTTGGCAAAGATGGTTTTGAAAAACTTCAAAACTCAAAGGTTTTAGTTTGCGGCGCTGGTGGCGTTGGAGGAGCTTGTGCGGAAGTTTTAGCAAGAAGTGGGGTAGGTAATTTAACCATTATTGATAAAGATATTTTTGAGATAACTAATCAAAATCGCCAAATAGGAAGTGAATTTGTTGGTGAAAAAAAAGTTGAAGTTTTTGCTAAGAAATTTAGCTGCGTAAAACCGATTTTTGCTAGGATTGATGATGATTTTTTACAAAATTTTGATTTTAGCGAGTTTGATTTCATAGTTGATGCTATAGATGATATCCCTGCAAAAGTAGCTTTGGCAAATAAAGTTTTTAGCCTTAACAAGACAAATTTTATAAGCTCAATGGGTGGTGCAAAACGCATAAATCCTGCATTAGTAGAATTAACAAGTATTTGGAAAACTACAAATGACGCTCTTGCTAAAAAATTTCGATATGAACTTAGAAAAAGTGGATTTAATGGCGATTTTATGGTAGTTTATTCAAAAGAAGAGCCAGTTTGTGAGAATTTAGGAAGTTTTATGGGTGTGACTGCAACTTTTGGAAATTTTTTAGCAAGTTATGTTGTAAAAAAATTAATTATATAA
- the surE gene encoding 5'/3'-nucleotidase SurE: MKEILITNDDGFEASGLLELVKALKSVAKVTVVAPSQEKSACAHSLTLTKPLRLIEIAPNFYKLDDGTPADCVLLGLFSLFKDKMPDLIISGINHGGNLAEDITYSGTCGGAMEGVLQGIPSLAVSQFYDGDSIKKYGFDLACEVTLKIVKKIFEKNYPLPRKKLLNLNIPAVPKENYNGLKVVPAGEKEYYLDAKRCENPRGVEYYWLGKMQMNFDKNKNLNRDLGAVLDGFASLTPITLNLTEESEISNLKEWIKVSL; encoded by the coding sequence TTGAAAGAAATTTTAATAACAAATGATGATGGTTTTGAGGCAAGTGGACTTTTAGAGCTTGTAAAGGCTTTAAAAAGCGTTGCAAAGGTTACGGTTGTTGCACCAAGCCAAGAAAAGTCAGCTTGTGCACATTCTCTAACTTTAACAAAGCCGCTTAGATTGATTGAAATAGCTCCAAATTTTTATAAGCTTGATGATGGAACACCGGCTGATTGTGTGCTTTTAGGACTTTTTTCGCTTTTTAAAGATAAAATGCCAGATTTAATAATAAGTGGTATAAATCATGGTGGAAATTTAGCTGAAGATATAACTTACTCAGGAACTTGCGGTGGGGCTATGGAAGGTGTTTTGCAGGGTATTCCATCACTCGCTGTGTCGCAGTTTTATGATGGCGATAGTATAAAAAAATACGGTTTTGATTTAGCATGTGAAGTAACGCTTAAAATAGTAAAAAAAATTTTTGAAAAAAACTATCCACTTCCAAGAAAAAAACTTTTAAATTTGAATATTCCAGCTGTTCCAAAAGAAAATTATAATGGCTTAAAAGTAGTTCCTGCTGGTGAAAAAGAGTATTATTTAGATGCAAAAAGATGTGAAAATCCACGCGGGGTTGAATATTATTGGCTTGGAAAAATGCAAATGAATTTTGATAAAAATAAAAATTTAAATCGTGATTTAGGTGCAGTTTTAGATGGATTTGCAAGCTTAACTCCAATAACTTTAAATTTAACCGAAGAAAGTGAAATTTCAAATTTAAAAGAGTGGATAAAGGTTAGTTTGTGA
- a CDS encoding NAD(P)H-quinone oxidoreductase subunit 3, with translation MSHMYFAHPYFGAFIMLVLSFVIFGLITELSVYLGNKFANKNDELLKNAIYESGPASVIQPNRINSNFYLIAVLFILFDVEIIFMFPWAVNFKILGIFGLIEMILFLAFLAIGFVYAWHKGALDWIR, from the coding sequence ATGTCGCACATGTATTTTGCTCATCCATATTTTGGTGCTTTTATAATGCTTGTTTTATCATTTGTTATTTTTGGCCTCATAACTGAGTTATCGGTCTATCTTGGAAACAAATTTGCAAACAAAAATGATGAGTTGCTAAAAAATGCTATTTATGAGTCAGGTCCTGCATCAGTAATTCAACCAAACCGCATAAACTCAAATTTTTATCTAATAGCTGTACTTTTTATTTTATTTGATGTAGAAATTATCTTTATGTTTCCTTGGGCTGTAAATTTCAAAATTTTAGGAATTTTTGGGCTAATTGAGATGATTTTATTTTTGGCATTTTTAGCTATAGGATTTGTTTATGCTTGGCATAAAGGAGCTTTGGATTGGATAAGATAA